From Quercus lobata isolate SW786 chromosome 1, ValleyOak3.0 Primary Assembly, whole genome shotgun sequence, one genomic window encodes:
- the LOC115966336 gene encoding uncharacterized protein LOC115966336 isoform X1 produces the protein MLCSIYYHPCPKLSVCPPSPSPSPSPTVYTSKKKQIPLFPISSSSSWVSNNESGATASTSKNSSSRRREIEVTTGSSARGRRLLKIREEKRKRQLDNLHNYPAWAKVLEDACKHDHELRAILADSIGNPDLMRKRVEERVRKKGRDFQKSKTGSILAFKVSFRDFNPLDSYIWFELYGAPSDRDVDLIGGVIQSWYVMGRLGAFNSANLQLANSSMEYNPLYDANKGFNVMPSSFHDISDVEFQDNWGRFWVDLGTSDYFAIDVLLNCLTVLSSDYLGIQQIVFGGRCMGDWEEGMTNPDFGYKYFKI, from the exons ctccctctccctctcccacTGTGTATACAAGTAAGAAGAAGCAAATACCTTTGTTTCcgatatcttcttcttcttcttgggtTTCCAATAATGAGTCTGGTGCCACCGCAAGTACAAGTAAAAACAGTAGTagtagaagaagagaaattgaaGTAACGACAGGAAGCAGCGCTCGAGGGCGCAGATTGCTGAAGATTCGAGAAGAGAAAAGGAAGCGCCAACTTGACAACCTTCACAACTATCCTGCCTGGGCCAAAGTTCTTGAAGATGCTTGCAAACATGACCATGAGCTCCGTGCCATTCTCGCTGATTCCATCGGCAACCCGGACCTCATGCGCAAACGG GTTGAAGAGAGAGTTCGGAAGAAGGGTCGAGactttcaaaaatcaaaaacggGTTCCATCCTTGCCTTCAAAGTCAGCTTTAGAGA CTTCAATCCTCTTGATTCTTACATTTGGTTTGAATTGTATGGAGCACCATCTGATCGGGATGTTGACCTTATTGGTGGT GTAATTCAGTCATGGTATGTTATGGGGCGCTTGGGAGCTTTTAATTCTGCTAATCTACAG CTGGCTAATTCATCGATGGAGTACAATCCCCTTTATGATGCAAATAAGGGTTTCAATGTGATGccatcttcatttcatgatatCAGTGATGTTGAGTTTCAAGATAACTGGGGTCGTTTTTG GGTAGACCTCGGAACTTCTGATTATTTTGCCATTGATGTACTCCTCAACTGCTTGACAGTCTTAAGTTCAGA TTATTTAGGCATTCAACAGATAGTTTTTGGCGGTCGATGCATGGGTGACTGGGAAGAGGGGATGACAAACCCTGATTTTGGATACAAGTACTTCaagatttaa
- the LOC115966255 gene encoding alpha-galactosidase 1-like: protein MERSMGVCVVVAVLMMVISSSTTISAEGKNSKFQYYSLRHRRNLLANGLGLTPQMGWNSWNHFQCNIDEKVIKETADALVSTGLAKLGYIYVNIDDCWAEIHRDDNGNLLPRNSTFPSGIKGVADYVQSKGLKLGIYSDSGYYTCSRTMPGSLGHEEQDAKTFASWGVDYLKYDNCYNDGTKPTVRYPVMTRALMKAGRPIFFSLCEWGDLHPALWGSKVGNSWRTTNDIADNWASMISRIDANDVYADYARPGGWNDPDMLEVGNGGMTNDEYIAHFSLWAISKAPLILGCDVRNMTKETFDIVSNKEVIAVNQDRLGVQGKKVRMEGDIENWAGPLSGYRFALVLLNLGPVRRSITSLWEDIGIPENSVVVARDVWEHKTLKTRFVGNLTATVPSHGCKMFVLKPIA from the exons ATGGAGAGATCTATGGGTGTTTGTGTAGTTGTAGCGGTGTTGATGATGGTGATCAGTAGTAGTACTACTATTTCTGCTGAGGGTAAGAATAGCAAATTCCAGTACTACAGCCTGAGACACAGGAGAAATCTGCTTGCCAATGGGCTTGGCTTGACTCCTCAAATGGG GTGGAATAGTTGGAATCACTTCCAATGCAATATCGATGAGAAAGTCATCAAAGAAACTG CTGATGCTCTGGTCTCCACTGGTCTTGCCAAGCTTGGATATATCTACGTTAATATAG ATGATTGCTGGGCTGAAATACATCGTGATGACAAT GGTAATCTATTGCCTAGGAATTCAACATTTCCATCTGGCATTAAAGGTGTTGCAGATTACGTTCAAAGCAAGGGCCTTAAGTTAGGAATCTACTCAGATTCAGG TTATTATACTTGTAGCAGAACTATGCCTGGGTCACTTGGTCACGAGGAGCAAGATGCCAAAACTTTTGCTTCATGG GGTGTTGATTATTTGAAGTATGATAACTGTTACAATGATGGAACAAAGCCAACTGTTAG ATACCCTGTAATGACTAGGGCACTAATGAAAGCAGGTCGTCCAATCTTTTTCTCACTTTGTGAATG GGGGGACTTGCACCCTGCTCTATGGGGTTCTAAGGTTGGAAATAGCTGGAGAACTACTAATGACATTGCTGATAATTGGGCAAG TATGATCTCTAGAATAGATGCAAATGATGTATATGCTGATTATGCTAGGCCTGGTGGTTGGAATG ATCCTGACATGCTTGAGGTGGGAAATGGAGGGATGACAAATGATGAATATATAGCGCACTTTAGTTTATGGGCTATTTCCAAG GCTCCCCTTATCCTTGGTTGTGATGTGAGGAACATGACAAAAGAGACATTTGATATCGTTTCCAATAAAGAGGTTATTGCAGTTAATCAAG ATCGACTTGGTGTACAAGGTAAAAAGGTTAGGATGGAAGGTGATATTGAG AATTGGGCGGGGCCTCTTTCGGGTTATAGGTTTGCTCTAGTTCTGCTCAACCTAGGCCCTGTGCGTCGTTCAATTACAAGCCTTTGGGAAGACATTGGAATCCCTGAAAACAGTGTTGTTGTAGCAAGAGATGTTTGGGAG CACAAGACACTGAAGACACGATTCGTTGGAAACTTGACAGCCACCGTGCCATCTCACGGATGCAAAATGTTTGTGTTGAAGCCAATTGCTTGA
- the LOC115966452 gene encoding pyruvate kinase, cytosolic isozyme-like, with translation MVARGDLGMEIPVEKIFLAQKMMIYKCNLVGKPVVTATQMLESMIKSPRPTRAEATDVANAVLDGTDCVMLSGESAAGAYPEIAVKIMARICIEAESSLDYGAIFKEMIRSTPLPMSPLESLASSAVRTANKAKAKLIVVLTRGGTTAKLVAKYRPAVPILSVVVPVLTTDSFDWTCSDETPARHSLIYRGLIPLLAEGSAKATDAESTEVILEAALKSATQKGLCKPGDAVVALHRIGAASVIKICVVK, from the coding sequence TCCAGTTGAGAAAATCTTCCTGGCACAGAAAATGATGATATATAAGTGTAATCTTGTGGGCAAGCCTGTGGTCACTGCTACTCAGATGCTTGAATCCATGATCAAGTCTCCCCGGCCAACCCGCGCTGAAGCCACTGACGTAGCAAATGCTGTCCTTGATGGCACTGACTGTGTGATGCTTAGTGGTGAGAGTGCAGCTGGGGCCTATCCAGAAATTGCTGTGAAGATAATGGCTCGAATTTGTATAGAGGCAGAATCATCCCTCGACTATGGGGCTATCTTTAAGGAGATGATTAGGTCAACCCCACTTCCAATGAGCCCATTGGAGAGCCTTGCATCATCTGCTGTCCGGACTGCTAACAAGGCCAAAGCAAAACTGATTGTTGTGTTGACACGTGGAGGAACCACGGCCAAGTTGGTTGCCAAGTACAGGCCAGCTGTTCCAATCCTGTCAGTAGTTGTTCCAGTTTTGACGACAGACTCGTTTGATTGGACTTGCAGTGATGAGACACCAGCAAGGCATAGCCTAATATACCGGGGTTTGATTCCTCTTCTGGCTGAGGGATCTGCTAAGGCCACTGATGCAGAATCGACTGAGGTGATTTTGGAAGCTGCTCTGAAGTCAGCAACACAGAAGGGCCTCTGCAAGCCTGGTGATGCAGTAGTGGCACTTCATCGTATTGGAGCTGCCTCAGTTATTAAGATCTGCGTTGTGAAGTGA